The following DNA comes from Synechococcus sp. CC9616.
CGGGAGAGCAAGGCGTTTGCCCTTGCATCCGCCGCTGAGCAGGAAGGCGCCCATGCTTGCTGCCAGCCCATAACAGATGGTCACCACGTCGGGGGCGACCTGCTGCATCGTGTCGTAGATGGCCAAGCCGGCAGTTACCGAACCACCGGGTGAGTTGATGTAGATCTGAATGTCTTTCTCAGGATCCTCGGCCTCCAGAAAGAGCATCTGAGCCACGAGAGCGTCGGCAACGGCATCGTCAACGCCTGTGCCCAGGAAGATGATCCGTTCCCGCAGCAACCGGGAATAGATATCGAAGGCGCGATCACCGCGGCCGGATTGCTCCACCACGGTGGGCAGGGGCCCTGGCGCGGAGATCGGCATCTCGGAGCGCCAGCGGTTCTGGATGGGGTGGTGACTGCGGGCGTCGATCACGCGCTCGGTGTCCTGTGGAATGGCATCAATCTATGGGTGATGCTCAGCTCTCGGCGTCCGCCTTGGACTTGGACTTCGCTGCAGCTTTCTTGGCCGCTGGTTTTGTCTTGGCCGCAGGCTTGCTTTCCGTGTCGTCAGCTTTTTCGGTGACGATTTTTTCGGTGACGGTGCTGTTCTCCTCAAGCCAGCTCATCAGCTGATCCTGGATCAGGTCATCCATCACCGCCTGCCGAAGACGCTCAGGGTCGATTTTTGCGTCGGCTGAGATCTCTTTTTTCACCTCGTCGAGCTTTGCCTCCACGGCCTTGTCGTCGACTGTGATGCTCTCCTTCTCGGCCAGTGCTGTGAGGGCGAAACTGCGGCGCAGTCGCTCCTCCGCCTCAGGACGGGCGTTCTGCATCAGGTTGCGAACCAGATCCTGGGTGAACAGTGATTTCACATCCATTCCCTGCTGCGCAAACTGGGCGGCGGTCTGTTCCACCAAATTGCGACTTTCCTGCTGGATCAGTGCTTCCGGGAGTTCCACCTCCAGCTGATCCACAAGGGCTGCCACCAGGGCATCGCGTCGGTTGCTGGTCTGGCGCCGTTCGGCATCGTCCTTGAGACGTTGTTCAAGGTCGCTGCGCAACTCCTTCAAGGTGTCCTTTTCGCCGGCCTGTTTGGCGAAAGCGTCATCGAGCGCAGGTAGTTCGCGGGTTTTGAGGTCCTTGAGCTCAATGTCGAAGTCCGCCTTGCGGCCCCGGGCATCCTCCTTGGGGTAGTCGTCTGGGAACTGGCAGGCCACGGTTGCCTTGTCGCCGATGTTCATGCCGATCACCCCCTCGATGAATCCGGGGATCATCCGGCCGTGCTCGAGATCCACATCCATGGATTCAGCACTGCCCCCCTCAATCTCCGTGCCGTCATCGCTGTAGCTGCCTTTGAAGCCCAGAACCGCAATGTCCCCCTTGGCTGCGGCACGCCCCTCAACTGGAACAACTGTCGCCAGCTGCTTGCGGGAGTCTTCGATCATCTCTTCCACCTTGGCCTCGTCGTAAGAAACCGGTTCGTATTCGGCCTTCAATCCTTTGGTGCTTTTCAGCTTGGGTGTTGGGGACACATCGGCCTCCAGGGTGACCGTGAACTCCTCGCCGGGTTTAAAACTGTCGAGCAGCCCATCAAATCCCCCGCTCAATTCAGGCTGGCTGATCGGTTCCAGGGATTCCTGCTGGATGGCTTCCCGCCAGGCACCATCCACGAGTGATTCCAATGCGCTGGCCTTGATGCGGACCACACCCAGTTGCTGCACAACCACCGTGCGAGGCACCTTGCCTTTGCGAAAGCCGGGCAGGTTGATCGTGCGGCTGAGGCTCTTGATGGCGTCCTCGTAACTCGCCTTGCTGCGCTCCGCTGGAACCGTCACTGTGACGGCCAGCCGGCTGCTGGGGCGGGCTTCGGTGGTCACCTTCAAGGAAGCGGCGCTCATGGCAGGTGGCGGGGATGTCAGGGCAGCAGCGCAGTTTAAGAAACGAGTGGTGTCGTGTCCCCGTCTAAGCTGCAACTAGGGAGAGTTTTCGTTGCCACATTCACAGCGTTGAGGCGAAACAGAGCGAGGCTCGAACATCGTTGATAACAGCCCACGACAACCTGCTTGTATTCGACACTTCCCGATCGTCCACTCAACGTTGCAGTCCTCGGTGCCAGTGGTGCTGTTGGCCAGGAGTTGCTGCTGCTGCTTCAGGAGCGTCATTTTCCAGTCGCTCAGTTGAAACTGATGGCCTCGTCACGCTCGGCAGGCACCACGCGCCAATGGAGTGGTGAAGCGATCACGGTTGAGGAAGTCACGGCCCAGTCGTTCAAAGGCGTGGATCTTGTCTTGGCATCCGCTGGTGGTTCCGTCTCACGTCAGTGGAGAGAGGCGATCACCGCCTCCGGTGCCGTGATGGTGGACAACTCCAGCGCCTTCCGGATGGAGCCTGGTGTTCCTCTGGTGGTCCCGGAAGTCAACCCCAAAGCAGCTCTGGAGCATCGGGGCGTCATCGCCAATCCCAACTGCACCACGATCCTGCTCACTCTGGCGCTAGCTCCTCTGGCAGCACATCGGGCCCTGCGTCGGGTCGTGGTCAGCACGTATCAGTCAGCAAGCGGGGCCGGTGCCCGCGCGATGGAGGAACTCAAGGGCTTGTCCCGTGTGGTGCTGGATGGCGGTACCCCGGTCAGCGAGGTGCTGCCCCATCCCCTCGCCTTCAATCTCTTTCTTCACAATTCACCTCTGCAGCCGAACCATTACTGCGAGGAAGAGATGAAAATGGTGAATGAAACGCGCAAGATCATGGACCTCCCCGATCTGCGTTTTTCGGCGACCTGTGTCCGGGTTCCGGTGCTGCGAGCCCACTCCGAAGCCGTCAATATCGAATTCAACGAACCGTTTCCAGTTGAAGAAGCACGCCATCTGCTTGAGCAGGCAGCTGGGGTTGAACTGATTGAAGACCTTGCAGCTAATCGGTTTCCGATGCCAATCGATGTCACTGGCCGTGATCCCGTTGCTGTGGGACGCATCCGTCAGGACATCAGCGATCCCAATGCCCTTGAGCTCTGGCTGTGTGGCGATCAGATCCGCAAAGGAGCCGCTCTGAACGCCATTCAGATCGCTGAGCTGTTGATCGCCTCATGAGTCAGTCCGCTGAGCTCTCTCCAGCACCCTTTGGCCGTGTGATCACGGCGATGGTCACCCCCTTCGACTCCCAGGGAGCGGTTGATCTCGCCCTCGCCGCTCGCCTGGCGCGTCACCTTGTGGAAACGGGCTCGGATGGTCTGCTGGTCTGCGGCACCACCGGAGAGTCGCCCACCCTCAGTTGGCAGGAGCAGCTGCAGCTGCTTGAAACTGTTCGTCAGGCTGTTGGCCCCGGCGTGAAGGTGCTGGCGGGATCCGGCAGCAACAGCACTGCTGAAGCGGTTGAAGCCACCCGTGAGGCTGCCTCGGCTGGTGCTGATGGTGCACTTGTGGTGGTGCCCTACTACAACAAGCCTCCTCAAGAGGGCTTGGAGGCCCATTTCCGTTCGATCGCTGCAGCGGCGCCCGAGCTGCCGCTGATGCTTTACAACATTCCCGGCCGTACGGGATGCAGCCTTCAGCCCAGCACGGTGGTTCGATTGCTGGACTGCCCGAATATCAACAGCTTCAAAGCAGCGAGTGGCACCACTGAGGAAGTTACCCAGTTGAGGTTGCACTGTGGATCCCGTCTGGCGATCTACAGCGGAGATGATGGCCTGACCTTGCCGATGCTCTCCGTCGGAGCCGTGGGCGTTGTGAGCGTGGCCAGTCATATCGCCGGATTGCAGATTCGCGCCATGATTGAGGCCTATTTCAACGGCGAGGGTGCAGCGGCACTCGGCCATCACGAACAGCTGCAGCCCCTGTTCAAGGCATTGTTCGCCACCACCAATCCGATTCCCGTCAAAGCAGCTCTCGAGCTCAGCGGCTTTCCAGTTGGCCCACCCCGTCTTCCTCTTCTCTCCCTGCCTGACCCCATGCGAGATGCCCTTTCCCAGACCCTTTCTGCCCTGCGCCAGACCTGACGGGTCGGTTCAAAGGCTTCACGAAAAAGCTATTCCTTTATTCGCTTCTTCCCATGACCAACAGTTCCAGATCGGCCAAAGGCCAGGAGCCCTGCCTAAGGGTGATTCCCCTCGGAGGCCTGCATGAGATCGGTAAGAACACCTGTGTGTTCGAGTACGGCGATGATCTGATGCTGGTGGATGCCGGTCTGGCCTTCCCCAGTGATGGCATGCACGGGGTGAATGTGGTGTTGCCGGACACCAGCTTCCTGCGCGAGAACCAGAAGCGGATCCGCGGCATGATCGTCACCCACGGTCATGAAGACCACATCGGTGGGATTTCCCACCACCTCAAGCACTTCAACATCCCTGTGATTTACGGGCCGCGGCTGGCCCTGTCCATGCTCACCGGAAAAATGGATGAGGCGGGTGTCACCGACCGCACCACCCTGCAGACCGTCAGTCCCCGTGACGTGGTGAAGGTTGGGCAGCACTTCTCTGTGGAGTTCATCCGCAACACCCACTCGATGGCGGACAGCTACTCGCTGGCCATCACCACTCCGGTTGGAACAATCATCTTCACAGGTGATTTCAAGTTCGATCACACCCCGGTGGATGGGGAGAACTTTGATCTCGCCCGCCTCGCTTATCACGGGGACAAGGGCGTGTTGTGCCTTTTCAGCGACTCCACCAACGCAGAGGTTCCTGGCTTCTGCCCACCTGAGCGCTCTGTCTTCCCCAACCTCGACCGCCACATCTCCAGCGCCGAGGGTCGGGTGATCATCACCACCTTCGCCAGTTCAATTCATCGTGTGTCGATGATTCTGGAGCTGGCGATCAAGAACGGCCGCAAGGTGGGTCTGCTCGGACGATCCATGCTCAATGTGATCGCCAAGGCCCGAGAGCTTGGCTACATGCGAGCTCCGGACGAGCTGTTTGTGCCGATCAAACAGATCAACGACGTTCCCGATCGCGAAACGCTGCTGCTGATGACGGGCAGTCAGGGTGAACCGTTGGCGGCTCTGAGCCGGATTTCCCGTGGCGAGCACCCGCAGGTGAGGGTGAAAACCACCGACACGATCATTTTCTCCGCCAGTCCGATTCCGGGTAACACCATCTCAGTCGTCAACACGATCGACAAGTTGATGATGCTGGGAGCAAAGGTGGTGTACGGCAAGGACAAGGGCATTCACGTGTCCGGCCATGGCTTCCAGGAAGATCAGAAGCTGATGCTGGCCCTCACCAAGCCCAAATTCTTTGTGCCGGTGCACGGCGAGCACCGGATGCTGGTGCAGCACTCCAGAACCGGTCATTCCATGGGCGTTCCGGTGAACAACACCCTGATCATCGACAACGGTGATGTGGTGGAGCTCACTCCGGATTCGATCCGCAAGGGGAATCCGGTGAAGGCCGGTATCGAGCTGCTCGATCAGTCCCGCAACGGCATCGTTGATGCTCGCGTGCTGAAGGAGCGCCAGCAGTTGGCTGAGGATGGGGTCGTTACAATCTTGGCTGCGATCAGCACCGATGGAGCCATGGTTGCTCCGGCGCGGGTGAACCTGCGTGGTGTGGTCACCACCGCCGACGCCCGCAAGATGTCGATGTGGACCGAGCGTGAGGTCGGCTGGGTGCTCGAGAATCGCTGGAAGCAGCTCTGCCGCAATACAGGCGGTAAAGCTCCGGAGGTGGACTGGATGGGCGTTCAGCGTGAGGTGGAAGTGGGCCTCGGCCGGCGGATGCGGCGCGAACTGCAGGTGGAGCCGTTGATTCTCTGCCTGGTTCAGCCGGCTCCGGCTGGAACGCCGGCTTACAAGTCGAAGGCGATGGAGGAGAAGGACGACCGACCGGCCCCCAGGAATCGGGGAGGTCGCCATGGCGGAGGCGGGCACTCCGGCCAGGGACGTCGTGAGCCGACACCAGCTCCAGTGAGGACGAACCCCGCCAGAACGGCTGTTGCTGAAAAGGTGGAAGCAAAGGTTGAAGCCAAAGCGGAAGCCAAAGCTGTATCCGCTCCAGAGCCGGAGATGCCAGCAGGTAGAACGCGCCGTCGCCGTTCAGCGGCGGTTTAAGCGTCTCCACAGGTCCAGCAACTGTTGGGAGATTGATGAGGTCGAGCGATCCTGATCGGCCTCATCAGGATCTGATTTTTCGCTGTAATTGCTGTCCGTCAGTTCGCTGCTCTTAACGCGCAGCAGGTAATCCCCCAGAACCTCCATCGGATCAGGCTCAGTAGAGGGCGTTGGTACTGGTTCAGAGTCAGTGACAGGCAGTGGATCTGGGATTGGCTCCGGTTCAGGTTCTGGTTCAGGTGCAGACGTAGATGCCGGTTCGCGAGATGCCGCAGGAGTTGGAGTAGGAGACGGCGTTGGCGATGGAGTCGGTTGAGGCTCAGCTGATGCCTGGGGCTGAGGTGTCGCTTCAGGTTCGTCTGACGTTTGGGGTGGTGTTTCTTCTGGGGGGGCAGGCTCGAACTTGATCTCAGTTGTCAGATCAGAAGTTGGTTCTGGTGCTTGAACTGTGCCGCCACTTGCCGCTAAGTCCTCCAGCCAGGGCATGGCACTTGAGCCAGCAGGAAGGGAGGATCCTGCGCTGGTCG
Coding sequences within:
- the dapA gene encoding 4-hydroxy-tetrahydrodipicolinate synthase → MSQSAELSPAPFGRVITAMVTPFDSQGAVDLALAARLARHLVETGSDGLLVCGTTGESPTLSWQEQLQLLETVRQAVGPGVKVLAGSGSNSTAEAVEATREAASAGADGALVVVPYYNKPPQEGLEAHFRSIAAAAPELPLMLYNIPGRTGCSLQPSTVVRLLDCPNINSFKAASGTTEEVTQLRLHCGSRLAIYSGDDGLTLPMLSVGAVGVVSVASHIAGLQIRAMIEAYFNGEGAAALGHHEQLQPLFKALFATTNPIPVKAALELSGFPVGPPRLPLLSLPDPMRDALSQTLSALRQT
- the clpP gene encoding ATP-dependent Clp endopeptidase proteolytic subunit ClpP is translated as MIDARSHHPIQNRWRSEMPISAPGPLPTVVEQSGRGDRAFDIYSRLLRERIIFLGTGVDDAVADALVAQMLFLEAEDPEKDIQIYINSPGGSVTAGLAIYDTMQQVAPDVVTICYGLAASMGAFLLSGGCKGKRLALPNARIMIHQPLGGAQGQAVDIEIQAKEILFLKETLNGLMAEHTGQPLDKISEDTDRDYFLSPPEAVQYGLIDRVVDSSGDGGIVTEG
- a CDS encoding aspartate-semialdehyde dehydrogenase, yielding MYSTLPDRPLNVAVLGASGAVGQELLLLLQERHFPVAQLKLMASSRSAGTTRQWSGEAITVEEVTAQSFKGVDLVLASAGGSVSRQWREAITASGAVMVDNSSAFRMEPGVPLVVPEVNPKAALEHRGVIANPNCTTILLTLALAPLAAHRALRRVVVSTYQSASGAGARAMEELKGLSRVVLDGGTPVSEVLPHPLAFNLFLHNSPLQPNHYCEEEMKMVNETRKIMDLPDLRFSATCVRVPVLRAHSEAVNIEFNEPFPVEEARHLLEQAAGVELIEDLAANRFPMPIDVTGRDPVAVGRIRQDISDPNALELWLCGDQIRKGAALNAIQIAELLIAS
- a CDS encoding ribonuclease J, with amino-acid sequence MTNSSRSAKGQEPCLRVIPLGGLHEIGKNTCVFEYGDDLMLVDAGLAFPSDGMHGVNVVLPDTSFLRENQKRIRGMIVTHGHEDHIGGISHHLKHFNIPVIYGPRLALSMLTGKMDEAGVTDRTTLQTVSPRDVVKVGQHFSVEFIRNTHSMADSYSLAITTPVGTIIFTGDFKFDHTPVDGENFDLARLAYHGDKGVLCLFSDSTNAEVPGFCPPERSVFPNLDRHISSAEGRVIITTFASSIHRVSMILELAIKNGRKVGLLGRSMLNVIAKARELGYMRAPDELFVPIKQINDVPDRETLLLMTGSQGEPLAALSRISRGEHPQVRVKTTDTIIFSASPIPGNTISVVNTIDKLMMLGAKVVYGKDKGIHVSGHGFQEDQKLMLALTKPKFFVPVHGEHRMLVQHSRTGHSMGVPVNNTLIIDNGDVVELTPDSIRKGNPVKAGIELLDQSRNGIVDARVLKERQQLAEDGVVTILAAISTDGAMVAPARVNLRGVVTTADARKMSMWTEREVGWVLENRWKQLCRNTGGKAPEVDWMGVQREVEVGLGRRMRRELQVEPLILCLVQPAPAGTPAYKSKAMEEKDDRPAPRNRGGRHGGGGHSGQGRREPTPAPVRTNPARTAVAEKVEAKVEAKAEAKAVSAPEPEMPAGRTRRRRSAAV
- the tig gene encoding trigger factor → MSAASLKVTTEARPSSRLAVTVTVPAERSKASYEDAIKSLSRTINLPGFRKGKVPRTVVVQQLGVVRIKASALESLVDGAWREAIQQESLEPISQPELSGGFDGLLDSFKPGEEFTVTLEADVSPTPKLKSTKGLKAEYEPVSYDEAKVEEMIEDSRKQLATVVPVEGRAAAKGDIAVLGFKGSYSDDGTEIEGGSAESMDVDLEHGRMIPGFIEGVIGMNIGDKATVACQFPDDYPKEDARGRKADFDIELKDLKTRELPALDDAFAKQAGEKDTLKELRSDLEQRLKDDAERRQTSNRRDALVAALVDQLEVELPEALIQQESRNLVEQTAAQFAQQGMDVKSLFTQDLVRNLMQNARPEAEERLRRSFALTALAEKESITVDDKAVEAKLDEVKKEISADAKIDPERLRQAVMDDLIQDQLMSWLEENSTVTEKIVTEKADDTESKPAAKTKPAAKKAAAKSKSKADAES